In the genome of Arachis hypogaea cultivar Tifrunner chromosome 9, arahy.Tifrunner.gnm2.J5K5, whole genome shotgun sequence, the window tagtcaggcaaactcaattggATATAGTGATAGACGCataaaacacaaagataaagatagaagtacttatgtaattcattggtaggaacttcagataagtgcatgaagatgccttcccttccgtctctctgctttcctactgtcttcatccaatccttcttactcctttccatggcaagctcatgtagggtttcaccgttgtcaatggctacctcccatcctctcagtgattacgttgcctatgctctgtcacagcatggataatcatctgtcggttctcggtcaggccggaataaaatccatcgattcttttgcgtctgtcactaacgccccgcctgctaggagtttgaagcacgtcacagtcattcaatcattgaatcctactcagaataccacagacaaggttagaccttccggattctcttgaatgccgccatcagttctagcctataccacgaagactctgatctcacggaatggttggctcggttgtcaggcgagcactcggttgtcaggcgatcaaccatgcatcgtgcaatcaggaatccaagagatattcacccaatcgaaggtagaacggaggtggttgtcagtcacacgttcataggtgagaatgatgatgagtgtcacggatcatcacattcatcaagttgaagaacaagtgatatcttagaacaagaacaagcggaattgaatggaagaacaatagtaattgcattaatactcgaggtacagcatagctccacaccttaatctatggtgtgtagaaactccaccgttgaaaatacataagaacaaggtctaggcatggccgaatggccagcctcccaaagtgatcaaaagatctaaagaacaaaagattccaaagatcccaggatgaaaatacaatagtaaaaggtcctacttatagaaaactagtagcctaaggtttacagaaatgagtaaatgacataaaaatctacttccgggcccacttggtgtgtgcttgggctgagcaatgaagcattttcgtgtagagactcctcttggagttaaacgccagctttagtgccagtttgggcgtttaactcccattttggtgccagttccggcgtttaacgctgggatttctgagggtgactttgaacgccggtttggcccatcaaatcttgggcaaagtatggactatcatatatttctggaaagcccaggatgtctactttccaacgccgttgagagcgcgccaattgggcttctgtagctccagaaaatccacttcgagtgcagggaggtcagaatccaacagtatctgcagttctttttggtctctgaatcagatttttgctcaggtccctcaatttcagccagaaaatacctgaaatcacagaaaaacacacaaactcatagtaaagtccagaaaagtgaattttaactaaaaactaataaaaatatactaaaaactaactagatcataccaaaaacatactaaaaacaatgccaaaaagcgtataaattatccgctcatcatacacCTCCCTTCATCAAAACATCATAAATTTATTCTGGTAGTAATAGATTATTTTACGAAGTgggttgaagcagttcctttaatAGAGGCTGGGCAAAATGAAATAATAGATTTTATTGAGGAATATATAATCCATCAATTTGAAATTTCTCAAACATTGAGTACTGACCAAGGAACTATGTTTACTGGTCAGCAAATAAAAGATTTTGCAGCTTCAAGAAACATTAATATGGTTACTTCAACCTCTAATTATGCACAGGCCAACGAACAAGTTGAGGcggtaaataaaattttgatcaaTTTGATAAAAAAGCAGATCAGAAGTAGACCTCGAACTTGGCATGATACCTTGAGTCAAGTGTTGTGGGCTTATCGAAATTCACCAAGGGGGTCAACAGGTACTTTCCCTTATAAATTAGTATATGGACATGATGCTGTGTTACCATTAGAAGTCAATCTTAATACTTTGAGAGTATTAAAGCAAGATGATTTTTCTATTGACGATGATTGGAACGCAATGTTCGATGATTTAAATGATTTAGACTTAGAGCATATAGCGACGCTTGAAAATATGATCCGGCAAAAAGAAAGTATTGCTCAAAGTTATAACAgtcgaataaaagaaaaatgcttcAGTATAGAAGAGTTggttttgaaagttattttgccaatggaaaagaaatcgaGGGTTCTTGGCAAATGGTCCCATACTTGGGAAGGGCCTTTTCAAATAGTTGAATTATATTCTGGAAATGCATATCGAATCAAAGATATCGAATCTGAAAATGTAGTCAAATCGATAAATGGAAAGTACTTGAAGCAATACCATTGTTTATTGAATCACaattaaaatgcataaatttGGAGATAAAAAGGATGTCATTACAAATATTGATATCCTAAGGCGGAGAAATAAAAGGTGCTAGGAGCTTGGCCAAGTCAGAATACATTTGAATTCTCTCCCTGTCTAGGGCTGAGAGTTTTTCAGTCTGCTCATACTCTTCATgttgaatttttttgaattgcCTCGCGCACTCCTCTTGTTTGGCTTCAATGGTATATATCTCCTTGAAAAGTTGATGTTGCTTGCGTTGAGCAGTGGCCAGAGGTAGATCTATAATAGCTTTTCTCTCTCGAACCATGGCAAGCCTTTGGTTGATCCGAGTTAATTCTGCTTCgagttcttcttcctttttgacaTAATAGGCTCGAGCAGTAAAGGCTTGAGAGATTCTTAGACTAAATTCTTCGCAAGAATCTTTCATTAGTTGAAGAGCTGCATTATATTCCTCTGTTTCAGAGTTGATTGTGATCGctttctccttaatctcttgTAACTTATTCTGCGCAGCAACATAGTCATTGGCGATCTTTATGAATTTCTTGACTATGGCAGAATGCTAAGCTAGAACTTGAAGCTCAAGAGAAGAACTTAGAATCTCAGAGAGAATTGGTTGCAAGCCTGATAGATTAGTCCATTCAAGGGGAGAATGTGATAGGAATCTAAGAAGAGTGATCAATTGGTTGCGAGCACTTTCATTTAGTTCAAGAGGGGGACTGGATGTTAAAGGACCTGCAGGTGTTGGAGTGGAAATGGGCACCTTGTCTTCTTGAACAAGTTGGTTCAAGGCATTAACCAACCCAATTAGATCATTGTCATTTGGTTGGGAGA includes:
- the LOC112709469 gene encoding uncharacterized protein, yielding MFTGQQIKDFAASRNINMVTSTSNYAQANEQVEAVNKILINLIKKQIRSRPRTWHDTLSQVLWAYRNSPRGSTGTFPYKLVYGHDAVLPLEVNLNTLRVLKQDDFSIDDDWNAMFDDLNDLDLEHIATLENMIRQKESIAQSYNSRIKEKCFSIEELVLKVILPMEKKSRVLGKWSHTWEGPFQIVELYSGNAYRIKDIESENVVKSINGKYLKQYHCLLNHN